In a genomic window of Sardina pilchardus chromosome 20, fSarPil1.1, whole genome shotgun sequence:
- the smyd2a gene encoding N-lysine methyltransferase SMYD2-A, producing MKGEGIEGTDRFLSPGKGRGLKALKHFKVGDLVFSCPAYAYVLTVNERGAHCEFCFTRQEGLSKCGKCKQAFYCNVDCQRSDWPMHKLECSAMCAYGENWCPSETVRLVARIIVKQKLQKDRTLSERLLALSEFESHLDKLDNEKNEMNEADIAALHHFYSRHLEFPDKATLNELFAGVNNNGFTIEDEELSHLGSAVFPDVALMNHSCSPNVIVTYKGTTADVRAVQDISPGEEIFNSYIDLLYPTDDRNERLIDSYFFECDCKECTTKSKDKAKMEIRKNLSSPPEPEEIREMVRYAKNVIEEFRRAKHYKTPNELLEICELSLEKMGAIFGDTNVYMLHMMYQAMGVCLYLQDWDGAMKYGEKITKPYSVHYPQYSLNTASMYLKLGRLYLGLEKKSLGVKALKKALAIMEIAHGKDHHYVAEVKKEMEE from the exons ATGAAAGGTGAAGGAATAGAAGGCACGGATAGGTTTTTGAGCCCTGGGAAAGGTCGAGGACTAAAAGCCCTGAAACATTTCAAAGTAGGAGACCTCGTGTTCTCCTGTCCAGCTTACGCATACGTCTTGACAGTGAATGAGAGAGGTGCCCACTGCGAATTCTGCTTCACGAG ACAAGAGGGCCTGTCCAAGTGTGGAAAATGCAAACAGGCGTTTTACTGCAATGTGGATTGCCAG AGAAGCGATTGGCCCATGCACAAGCTGGAGTGCTCAGCTATGTGCGCCTACGGCGAGAACTGGTGCCCCTCGGAGACGGTCAGGCTGGTGGCCAGAATCATTGTGAaacag AAACTGCAAAAAGACAGGACTCTGTCTGAGCGATTGTTAGCACTGAGCGAGTTTGAGTCAC ACCTCGACAAGCTTGACAATGAGAAGAACGAGATGAATGAAGCCGACATCGCCGCACTTCATCATTTTTACTCCAGACACCTAGAATTCCCCGACAAGGCCACTCTCAATGAGCTTTTTGCTGGG GTTAACAACAATGGGTTCACAATTGAAGATGAAGAGTTGTCTCACTTAGGCTCCGCAGTATTTCCAGA TGTTGCTCTGATGAACCACAGCTGTAGCCCCAATGTCATTGTGACCTACAAAGGGACAACAGCAGACGTTAGGGCAGTGCAGGACATTAGTCCTGGGGAAGAG ATTTTCAACAGCTATATCGACCTGCTTTATCCAACCGATGATCGGAATGAAAGGTTGATTGATTCCTACTTCTTCGAGTGTGACTGTAAGGAGTGCACCACAAAGTCCAAG GATAAGGCCAAGATGGAGATCCGGAAGAACTTGAGCTCGCCCCCAGAGCCGGAGGAAATCAGAGAAATGGTGAGGTATGCCAAGAACGTCATTGAGGAGTTCCGGAGAGCAAAGCATTACAAGA CCCCAAATGAACTGTTGGAAATCTGTGAATTGAGTCTGGAGAAGATGGGCGCCATCTTTGGAGACACAAATGTGTATATGCTTCACATGATGTACCAAGCCATGGGAGTATGCCTCTACCTGCAAGACTGGGACGGAGCCATGAAATATGGGGAAAAGATCACAAAGCCATACAG CGTGCACTATCCTCAATATTCTCTGAACACAGCCTCAATGTACCTGAAGCTAGGTAGACTATATTTAGGGCTGGAAAAGAAGTCACTTGGAGTCAAGGCTTTAAAAAAG GCACTGGCCATAATGGAAATTGCTCATGGCAAAGATCACCATTACGTAGCCGAGGtcaagaaagagatggaggaataG